Below is a window of Neofelis nebulosa isolate mNeoNeb1 chromosome 8, mNeoNeb1.pri, whole genome shotgun sequence DNA.
AACTCATGCAAGTCAATTTTTAAGAAGCTAGCATCCAAtaggaaaatggacaaaaaaatacaaaaagaaacaggcaagtaaagaaataaaaatggttcCAATAAATGCACAGAATATACACTAGAacaatggaatgctatttttCCTATCAAATTATCAAAGATCAAAAGAAACTAAGAAGGCTGTTGCTGAGGATTTGGTGAAATCAATGCTCTTATTCCTAATGGAAACATAAATTAGTATAACCTTTCTGTATAAGTCTTAAAAAATTGTCATATCCTTTTACCTGCTAGTTTCACCTCTAGAAATTATTCTAAGGAAAAATCAGAGTTGCAGTTAAAGATGGAATCATATCAGTGTTGATACAATGGTTATTTTGAAACAATATAATTATCCAATAATGGGAAAATGGTTATATTATGATAAACATGCATGCAGGGATATTATGTTATTAACAATATTTTCAAAGAGTAATGAATAGTTAGACTCATGataaatttaagtgaaaaatacattCAGAATTCTACGTatgatacatttttctttaaaaaatatcacacaTTAAACATACATTTGCATAAAAAAAGTCTGTAAGAACACAATACTGTAACGTTAATAGGGGCCATCTTTGGCTGGTAGATTaacagataattttaattttgtggcttattttctataatgaaaTGTTCTTTGGGCATTCATTACTATTATATTCAGAAATCTAAGAaaatagggtaaaaaaaaaataacatccgCCCAGTTTTCTTTACCCTAGAAATCTGAGTAACCTACATTTTTGTCTCTCCTTCAGCTCCCACATTCAATCTGTAACTGCTTCCTTGATTTTACCTTAGAATTATCTGTCCAAGGCATTATTCCatcattttttctctcatttccaaaATTCAAACACTTGTCTTCCCTAATGAGCTCCTCCAATCGACTCCTCATTTTGATAAAATGGCCCTATCTTTCACTACTGCTACATTCTAGCCACATGAAGCCACTTTATACAGCGACCCTCCCACTCATTCCCCTAAAAAATTCCACACCAGGTACTTTCACACCTCCTAACCTTGGCATATTCAGTTCTTTCCCGGTAATGCATTTTCTCCTTTCGATCTGTCTAATCCGATTCATAGCTCAAGATTTATCTCCGGTATCATTTACTGGGTGTAGCTTCTCTGAGGCCACAAGAATAGACTCCTGTTTCCAAATCAATCCTCCAACGACAGTTTATACATATTTCAACATTTACCATTCTGCACTTAGTGCCTCGCTTTCTCACTGTATGGAATaggccatttctttttaaaaatttcttacaaTCTATTTGGATGAGTGAACATAAAGCATACATATTTGCAATATATCTATAACGGGTGTGAATTTTCTCCTGCATCTGATAGATAAGTGGCAACAAAATACTCGccatagagagagagtgtgtgtgtgtgtgtgtgtgtgtgtgtgtgcgcgcgcgcgcgtgtgtttcATTCAAGATGGCAGAGAACGTCTTAAAATAGTCCCACACAAAAGCACTCACACCCAGAGGCTCGAGTCAGAAGAACGGGCTACACCTAGCGCAACGGCAAAGGACAAAAGAATTAGACCTAGATGTTGATATGCCTTGGTCCTAAATACTCGCAGTAGGTCCCACACACAGATTTTAAAACGTGTTAGAAAACGGGCACCTGCTGCCTTCATTACGAGGGCCACGCCTCGACCGTGAAGGATGACCTGAGGCACTTCTGGATACTGACCCAAAAGATCGAGGACGAAAAAGGGGGAGGCTAAGTTGTATTCAGGAGTATCCAAAAGGCACGATAGGACCCCGCCCCGCTCGGGCAGAGTACGCCCGCGAGCATATCCATCCCCGGGGAAGGAACAAGCAGGGGGCGCCTGTCCACCGGCCTAGCAACGGAGCCCCAGCTGGGAATTCTGGGCGGGCCTGAGGCCGAGGCTGCCGCGGCAAGGGTGCCTGGGGCTACACCTGTCAGGCTGCCACCAACACTAGGCCCAGAAATCGCCGAGATTCGAGGACCTAGGCGGGCAGGAGCGTCACCCAATTCGTTGTCCCGGGATCGGCCCTTCGCCTTCCCCCCTGTCCGTCTCAAACAAAGGCAATCCACATCCACCGCCATTTTCCCCTTACCTCAAAAACCACCTCTTCGTCAAAGTCCGGTGTCATCCTTCTCCGCCATGCCACCCGCCTCAGCACGATGGGAAATGAAGGCGGGAGAACAGGCGGCACCACGGCGTCTGCTACCGACTGTCCCGTCTGTCCAGAAAACTACAATTCCCAGAATGCTTCGCAGCGCACGCCCCCTCTCAGGGCCACTTATTGGAGCAAAGGATGAGCgtgtgggtgggaggggcaggagcgGGAGGAAGCCCGAGCTCACTGATTGGAGGAGGTTGGAGCTATTGTCCGCCTTTTACGGCTGCGACGAGCAGGGGGCGCCTgaagtacagattttttttttttttttttttttttttttctggagctgGACTGGGGCGCGCGCCGGCGAAGCCGCGGTGAGCCCTGCTCGTGCCCGTGCCTGGCCGTCCTCCCCGAGCTCTGCTGGGAGGCGCTCGTGCTCGCCTGCCCGCCGCCTGCGGCTCGCGCCCGGGAGCGCCGCTGGGTCCCTGGAGCCGGTCGCGTCCTTTGTGCGGCGCTCTGCTTGCGCCGCGGGACCTTCGGACGGAATGCGGCCCCTGGCAGAAGCTTTTCTCTTCTTGAAGAGAACTCTGGAAACAATGGACTGTAAGAGGAGCATGGATTGAGGGGGGCTAACGGGGAAACGAGCTGCACAGGGAATCATGACTTCTGCCGCGGGTAAGTGACGGCGCTCGCGCTGCCGCTGGAAAGTTTCTAGCGAGCGCTGCTAGTCTTGGGCTCTGGAGCAACTTTCTCCTCCCGGGTGGATTAACGGTGTTCCCCTTGCCTTTCCCGAGGGCTGTGGCAAGTACGGAGCAGACGGCGTGTGCTGCCGAATATTTTCGACCCTTCCTAACCAGAGGGGCTGGTTAGAAATCGTGTCTCTCTTGGGATCTCCCTTGAAACGGAGACCCGCATTGGGAGCTCTGCGCCAGGTGAATCACTAAACGTGAAGAGGGAAACATCTGCTCGTGTGTCCCAAAGTTTGGGCGACTTTGGCTTTGCGTGTGAAAATAGTTTAGATTCCCATGTTAAGAAATCAGTTATTCTAGGAAAGGGCAGTGTTCCCGGAGTGTTGAACTCAGCCACCGCTCTGAGTCGCTTTGAACCCAGTACCAACTGGAAACCCTGACCCTTACTAGATGCGGAGGTTTAGACATTGTGACTCCTCTCCCCGTGGTTTTTCCTGTTACCTGAGAAGCAGAGGAGTAGAATTGTCGATAGCAATGTTTTCCTCACCTCACCCAGTTTTTATGgggttttttctgtttctacctGGTTAGTCGAAGCCTTATTTTCTGTCTGCCTCCCATAGTCCTTTCTCTTCATCCAGATGACAAAGCCTGTAATTTACCTTTGTGTGAATTTTGCGCATTTCTTGGCGTTGTGTTTCTAAACAGTCTTAAGGGACAGTTCTTATTTTCCAACATGATTAGTAAAGTAATTGCTAATTACTGTTAAAagcgctttaaaaaaaaaagcactttataAGACTATAGGTTAATTTTTAAACCAGAACTTAATAATGCATTAAGTATTGCggatttttctttatgcttttgcCCATGTTTAAAGAAATACGCTTCATTAAGAATTTTGTAGTACAATAGTGTTAGGCTTCCCCTCAAAGCTACTTCTAAAATCAGCACTTAAGTAtcaatttttctttgcttttcatggcatttgttttaaatttctgcaaCTTGAAGCTGTCAAACAGCACTCTCAATGTTctgatttgtattatttttaaatcatagataTATTGGAGTGTTGCATTGCTAGGTGTAATCAGATTACAGCTAACCAGGTAAAAAGTTAGCCAATAGGATAAGAAAGCAAGGAGTGAAGTATTCCTGAACATACTGCAGATCTTTCCTATTTAATGTTACATGTATGTATAAGAGATATGTTATCATACACTGTGAAAGTTGTTTATAAACTCTTTTCGTTACCAAAGGGAGACTTTCTACGTACTCGAGGTGAACTGTTTTCATCTTAAATTTCTGTACctcaccttttaatttttattactgacCCAGTCcacttaatttaaaatgtttagaaatttaAAAGTCTTGCCAGCCATTTTAGCTCTCACCTCCTTTGGAGtttcaaacacatttaaaatattcatacctTAAATGTATTGTTTTCAATTCTAGTCCTAACAGTTTATAATGAACAGGTCCAGAAGCATTTAAGTATGTAAATCTGATTCAGGGCTCAGTCGGGAAGTTTGATTCTTTCATTTGAATTACCCTAGAATAATGCAagctacttttatattttatcaacTTTACAATTAATCCACAGACATTTTTGTGGTGTTTAAAAGAACACTTACTTCCTGTGTTTAGCTGAGTTAGTTGGTTTTTACCATGGCTTGCTGAGAACATTAACTACCTTTTTGTCTGttaagattttttattctttatcatgtCTAAATGGAGAATATGGAAGAGAACTGGGGTTTTGTTTCCATTCTTATAAAATTAtgtgtttatcatttttgtaAACTCTTTATGATGCTTTTTGGTACataatcaaattaattaaaacattaagagTGTTATTcgcagttgggggagggggtgtttgTTTACATTAAATCTAATCTGATGTATTTGGGATGGtttggcttcattttttaaaaataagataaatgtagAACATCTAAGTTATATGTATCCTGAAGAAgagctttcttcatttttctgcatctgtgaaaGAGTAGGCCCGTAATAGAGACTTTAGAATTATTCTAGTCAGTATATGAAAAGGGAGAGATGATTATCAGtgtatattttgtatcttttaaaacatatacagCCTCATTAATGTGCTTTGCCTTTGGGCTGGCCAATAGCTAAGAAGGTGTGCACATGTGAACCACAGCCATCTGTGTCTAACAGATGACGCGTATGTTTGTAATAGTAAAATGGTACTAGTGCTTTACtttcttaccttatttttccCTGAAGCCAAACAGCTGTGTAAATAAAAGATTTGCTGCTTTGCTCTACACTTTTGGGTCTAAATGTTGTTACAGTATTAAGATCCAAAGGTGCTGGGTTCATTTGCAAACATCATGCACTTATTTCAAGAGTGACATAGGAGCAGGCCATAATGACTTGTTATTTTTTGAGTTGTGTTTCTTTCGAGATAGAGccactaaataataataataatgataataataataataatataaattaaataaatgtagtttaataaataatataatttaataaatttaataaattaaaaggatTTTGGATATTGCTATACCAGTGACTTAAATATTTGCTCTTACTAATGATTAATAACTCATTTAATAATCCTACTGAAGTTGATTCCTGCTAACTTTTCAGAATATTATTCTACATTTAAatggatattgatttttttttttttttttaaagaaactgtctgTTACTGAGACCTATTGAAGGGTATGTATGTGGCAGCTTTGACTATTCCCAGGCTCTATTTTCAGGACTGGGGATAGAGCATTATGTCAAAATGCCTCCTCTCTTGGAGCTTGCCTTCTAATGGTGAAGACTGACAAAGTCCTACTGAAGAAATATCATATAAAGATAAGGGACTAGAGAATATAAGGATTCTCCTGAAGCAAGGATCACAGAAGTTATAATCTCGGAATCATATAGGCTTTAGAAATCTGTTCAAATCCCTCATTtacaagtaaggaaactgaggcaaccaGATCTTCACAAAGGCACAGAATTAGGTTAGCCAGCTGAGTTATGTTAATCTGCTTCCTCCAATACATAGTTAACAGTGGTAAGCTAATGTTCACAGTCATCTATTTAATGCAGTGAGTGAGCATTGAAAAGTGTTAGGTACATATGCTATGCTGTGTTTGTCGGGAATCAACCACCACTCATACGTATTTGCTTGAATTTCTACAAAACTAACAGAGAACAGGTATTTATGGCCCTTGGATGCTGATATGTGTATAATATGCTGATATGCTGATAATGTGTATAAagcacatttaaagaaaatagtgaAATTGTTACCAAAGAGTAAAAAACAATTtaactaaaaagcaaaaattgattGGTTAGATGGCCCTGAAGCTTTTGACAGGCTATAAGATTCAGAAAGTAAAAGATTAGTTTGATGagactggatttttgttttttgggtttgtttggtttttttagttgtggtaaaatacacataaattttcCATCTTTACCATTtctaagtgtatagttcagtagtgttaaataCCTTCATGTTGCCGTGCAGccagtctccagaactctttccatcttgcaaaactgactttttttttttttaattccttcaaaAATCCCAAAGATAAGATGTTTTAAGAATggttacaaaaatgaaatcaacatGACAGTTTGTCAGTTTTCATTATCTTGGGTAAGGTGGGAGGTTGGGAAGAGGCCTAGGGCAATCGTACTTTCCCTTAAGACTTAATAGGTCAAGAGTTTAATTTAATAGACTATTATAACAAGGTTTATCATTAGGTTTTGAAtggttttacaatttttttctacttaaaagtAATAGCATGTGTATTAAATAGCTAAGTGAAATTGTGTAGCTTTGGGAatttgtattaaattattttggaagtatttttttattatcttctttattaTGACATTATACCAGGAATTGAATGAGAGGGCATTTGTCATTGTGTGACCTTGGTTTGGGAAAATGATTGGTAAAAGGAAGTAGAGCaccctgttctctccctctctctctacccaccccccacacttTCATGTCATATCTTCCCAAGTGTCGTGACTAATTTcctttgttgaaaagaaaatcatCACTAAATGAAGTATCAAAGCCTCTGTGTATTCAAGTACTTAATGTCCAACAGATATTTGGAAAGATTTATGGTTTTTGTTTAGTAAATTAAGTTTTTGTTAAGCATTAGATCCTGTTGGAGGAACAAACATGCAGTGTAAGAagtataagataaaatatttttactttaggtATCCTTGGGGAAATGTGACTAGGTGATAAGAGATAGTTTAGGTGGAAAAAcgtaaagaactttaaaaaaaatacagatattcgGGCTctgtatatctttattttataggtcTTTTGAGTGAGGCTTTTATTAGGTACCTTTAGGATAGGACCAGGTCTGTATAAACCTAGCATTGTATAATAGGTGTTTATTAAGTGCTTTTTATATAATGTCAAAGGAGGATTGCTACAATTGAAATTGTGGtcatcttttgtgtgtgtgtgtgtgtgtgtgtgtgtgtgtggttatcttttaAATGTACTACAGTAGTCATTATTAATTAAGGGTACACAGTATATTCACATGTGGAACTTAAAAGAATACATGTGTCCAGGCTGTATTCCCAGAATCTCTGATTGATTAGATGTGGTGTAGAACCTATacacatgactttttaaaaaataaagctctgGGAAGGATTATAATGAAAATTCCCAATGACAATTTCTGTACAGAGAAATCCAACTTTAAAATGAATTGAATAATACAGAagaattacttttgtttttaagtttcggAAAATTTTTGATTTCTGTATTCCTTTTTAAGATAGTTTTGGGGTTCTAGTGGGGTAGAATCTTGAGAAAAAGCATTTATATAACTCTATGGTATATCATTGAAGTTGAAGAATACTACTGCTTACTGAGAGGCAAACTTAAAGAGTTCTATCTACGTGTAACTTAAGCAAATTCACTCACTTAGCACTCAGCAAATGAAGTACTTTTCTTCTATAAGGGTCCCAAAAGCAGAAGCCAATGATCTCATTTAGTGTCTACTGAAGATATGGTAATCTGTTCTAGAGTTAGAAGAAAAACTGTTTTGGACTTGATAAGAAATGTACACTCTACCCAAAGCTTTGTATATTGGAATTAAAGGACAACTTAAGGAATTTTCAAGAGTAACGTTGACTCTTTAACATAATCTGCCTAGTAAAATGTAAGTTCACCATTTtgtcaaaaaaagtaaaaatgttatcGAATTTAATCATTTAtcatcttttgggttttgttttttgtttttgtcatcaaattattattttttcctttctagagATTAAGAAGCCACCAGTGGCCCCCAAGCCAAAGCTTGTGGTAGCAAATAATAAGCCTGCTCCACCTCCTGTTGCGCCTAAACCTGATATTGTGATGCCTAGTGTTCCACAGtcaacaaagaaaaccaaaccagcaATAGCCCCGAAACCAAAGGTTCTGAAAGGCTCACCTGTTAGAGACATCGGGCAGTCACCATCAAGGAAAATCATTGTGAACCTGCAAGAGCATAAACAGGAATTACCTAAAAATGCTGACAACTCTAATTGTAAAAATGTAGGGCATCAGAGCAGTGATTATATTTTACCAATGTGCTCCTGTAATTCTCAGTGTATCCATAAACTTGGGAATAGAGAACATGTGTGTGTAAAGCAGCTTATCTTAGAGCCCCTGGAAATgcatgaaaatttagaaaatagtaaAATTGATGAGTCCTCTTCAGCTATAAAAACAAGGAGTAAATGTGATTCTAACTTTGAAAAAGTCAGGAGCCAGAATGCAGTAGTTTTAAAGGCAAACATCCTAGAAGAGAAGCTTAAAGATGTTTTAACACAACGAGCATCACCTTTTATTTCCCTACAGAAGCACAGCTCCACAGACAGCCCAGAAATGACTGATGGCTATAATTCCAACAGACAATTCAGAATTGAGTTTGCAGACCTGTCACCTTCCCTGTCCAGCCTTGAAAAAGTTCCTGATCATCACCACTGCCACTTACAGATTCCTAGTGATGAAACTTATCAGCATAGTAGTGAAAAAAGCAATAGTTGCTTTCATTCATCTGAACAAGAAACTCtggaaaatgataaaagaagtaCTTTTCCATCTTCAGATGGAGTTAATAAGAAATCAGAAGTCAAAGATCTTGGTCCCTTAGAAATTCACTTAGTACCATATACCCCCAAATTTCCAACTCCCAAGCCCAGAAAGACACGGGCTGCTCGTCTGTTACGCCAAAAGTATATAGATGTTCCTAGTGAAAGTACTGAAGAACCAGAGAATTTAGACAGTAACCCTTCTTGTCCTTTAGAAGCTGGtttgaaaaacagtaaaattggTGTTCTTCATCAGAATGTTTTGTGTAACCAGGAACAGGTGGACAAAGTGAAGCcaggaaataaaagtgaattgAATGTGGACTGCAACAGTGACAGACAAAATTTACTCAATCCACAGAAAGTTATGTGTCATGAAACATCTtcctttgaaaaaatagaaacagattgTAATTTGAGTTCTGACACCAAGACAGTAGATGATTCTAGTATGTCACTTGCTATGGACAAAGGGACCAGTTTTATAAGATGCAGTACTTTATCTATGAGCCTGCCTAAGCAACTCAAATTAACTTGCAATGAACATTTGCCTACTGCCTGTAACCTGGAAGCATCTGCCCCTCAAATACAAAAAGAATCTATAATAAAAGGTGAAAGTTCCTCAAGAATTGTCCCCAAAAAACCTCAGAGACACAGCTTGCCTGCTGCAGGAGTACTTAAAAAAGCTGCCTCAGAGGAGCTGGTGGAGAAAATTTCTTATCCctcaaatgaagaaaacaattcagaCAAGGGTCTAGAAAGAAATCACCTTCGACATTTGTGTGCCCAAAACCATGGTATGTTGTCCTCCTTTGATATGACTAAACAGACTTCAGAAAAGCCAGTGTGGAAATTACCTCATCCTATTTTACCCTTTTCAGGGAACCCAGAATCCTTAAAATCTGTCACCATATCATCAAATAGTGAGCCTTCAACTGCCACGACTAAGCCTAGAGCGAAATCATTATCTGCTATGGATGTGGAGAGGTGCACTAAGCCTTGCAAAGACTCTCAAAAGAAGAACTCTTTAAAGAAGTTGCTGAACATGAAACTGTCCATCTGTTTCATGAAGAGTGACTTCCAGAAATTTTGGTTCAAGAATAGCCAAGTTGGAGATACAACCACAGGCAGCCTCTCAGGTGGGGAGCGGAAAGGGATTGAAAGTGATTGGCAGGGCACGttggtagaagaaaagaaaagtaagccCATCAAAGCATACTCTGCAGATAATTACAGCCtagaatcccagaagaagaggaaaaagtctCGGGGCCAGACCAGTGCAGCTAATGGACCAAGATCTGAGTCTTTGGATGACCAAATGCTCTCCAGGGAGTCATCATCTCAGACACCTTGCAAATCTATTACAAGTGGCTATGCACCAGAGTATGAAAATATACGCCATTATGAGGAAATACCAGAATATGAGAACTTGCCATTTATTATGGCCATAGGGAAAACTCCCGAGTTAGAATGGCAAAATTCCAGAAGCATGGAGGACACCGATGCAAATGTGTATGAGGTAGAAGAGCCATATGAAGCTTCAGATGGCCAGCTGCAACTTGAACCCAGACATCAGCATTCCAGGTAACACTTAGGTGCCAGACAGGCACTGCGCTTTAACTGAAATTAACCTGCAGCAACCCTGTGAGATGGGGAAAATCACTTGGTGAGAgagtggcttagttaagcatatATTAAATTATTCCAAACTACAATATTCTTTTATCATATAGCCAGAATGGATGTTTTCAATGCAAGCTTGAAGTAGTTGAGTTATTTTAGTAGCTGATTCAAAGAATTTGACCCAGTGATAGTGTAGATAGTACAAGAGAGACCTGGAAGAGCGAGTTTGCAGGGCCTCCAAAGCACCAACTTAGAAGTCATAGCAGGAAACTAGGAGAGGAAATTGGCCAGTTCAGTGAGGTTTATTTGTTAGGTGTAGGAATCTGTAAAGTTTGAAATCCATGTGTTTGCCTATGGTGCCCTTGTCAGTTAAAACCTCTAAATTTGCAAAATTTCCTCTCTGATATTAGTTATTTTGCTTGTTGAGGACTAATTGCTGACTTCATATGGACGTAGGAAAAATGCAGGAAGTGGAAAGGTACTAtcctttctttctcagttttgtaTGTGTACATGCTACTTCTGATATACCTACCTACTCCATCCATCTTATTAAAACCTTGACCATCTTTAATGGTCCAGCTCAGCAACCACTGGCTTCATGAAGCTTTTACAGACCTAGTAGCAAGTGTTTATTTCCTATTCTGATCTCCCTTTTATGCTGTGGTATCCTTACAgcctttctctgtgtgttttatgGTGTAATTATTTATTGGTATGTCTGgtgttctgtttttagttttaagcTCCAAGAAGAGTTTGAGTCATACCTTTTTATCCTTCATGAGGTCAACCAAGGGGCTGAGGAGGAATGAGTAGGTGTTGGTTGGAtgataaattgaataaaaaaagaggcaaaaaaaaaaaacacaacccacaACACAACCACTGCagctgctttttttctctctgtagtcACAAAGAGGGGCCTTTGCATTGCATTTAAAGTGTTTTGTATTTAACAAAAAGCACATAGACCCTTTTTGAAGTCTTGGTGTTCTTATATATAAACCTCAAGCCTTTGAATACTCAGATCTACAGTGGGACTTTTGCAGAAATGTTAACATATATGGCACGTAGTAGGGGCTTAAAGGATTATCAGGagaattgaataaataaaaatgtcaagcaAAATCTTAGTGTACCAAGTAAAAttgttctaatttcttttagCTTACAGATGCTCTCCTAACGTTTTTCTTTACTCATAAaccctgtccttcctcctttgACCCATGAAAGACTTAGCCTCCCTTGCCTAACTTTTCTCATAGCTGACTCCATTCTGTTTACAACTGTCTACTCTGAACGTTAGTACCTAGGCAAAAGCCTTTTTCTTGGCATAAATATTTTGACAGAGAATTGAAATTAAGTatcccaacttaaaaaaaaaaatgaattctcatGCTTGCTCTTCTGTCCATGGAACAGTTTTGTTGGTATTGCCCTCCTTTTAATATTCTTCTGTATAGTGAATAGTGTATCTGTGAGAAAGGGAAATTAATTTGGCTTCTTTATGGTATACTACTGTCCTTACCTAAGATGAAGTTTTTTTCTTGAAACTGG
It encodes the following:
- the FGD6 gene encoding FYVE, RhoGEF and PH domain-containing protein 6 isoform X1, which codes for MTSAAEIKKPPVAPKPKLVVANNKPAPPPVAPKPDIVMPSVPQSTKKTKPAIAPKPKVLKGSPVRDIGQSPSRKIIVNLQEHKQELPKNADNSNCKNVGHQSSDYILPMCSCNSQCIHKLGNREHVCVKQLILEPLEMHENLENSKIDESSSAIKTRSKCDSNFEKVRSQNAVVLKANILEEKLKDVLTQRASPFISLQKHSSTDSPEMTDGYNSNRQFRIEFADLSPSLSSLEKVPDHHHCHLQIPSDETYQHSSEKSNSCFHSSEQETLENDKRSTFPSSDGVNKKSEVKDLGPLEIHLVPYTPKFPTPKPRKTRAARLLRQKYIDVPSESTEEPENLDSNPSCPLEAGLKNSKIGVLHQNVLCNQEQVDKVKPGNKSELNVDCNSDRQNLLNPQKVMCHETSSFEKIETDCNLSSDTKTVDDSSMSLAMDKGTSFIRCSTLSMSLPKQLKLTCNEHLPTACNLEASAPQIQKESIIKGESSSRIVPKKPQRHSLPAAGVLKKAASEELVEKISYPSNEENNSDKGLERNHLRHLCAQNHGMLSSFDMTKQTSEKPVWKLPHPILPFSGNPESLKSVTISSNSEPSTATTKPRAKSLSAMDVERCTKPCKDSQKKNSLKKLLNMKLSICFMKSDFQKFWFKNSQVGDTTTGSLSGGERKGIESDWQGTLVEEKKSKPIKAYSADNYSLESQKKRKKSRGQTSAANGPRSESLDDQMLSRESSSQTPCKSITSGYAPEYENIRHYEEIPEYENLPFIMAIGKTPELEWQNSRSMEDTDANVYEVEEPYEASDGQLQLEPRHQHSSSGTSQEGHNDLDLGLGELPSDEEEDLNSSDEDDVSSDSSKGDPDLGDKQSYPQDEDTGMKSKVHHIAKEIMSSEKVFVDVLKLLHIDFRDAVAHASRQLGKPVIEDRILNQILYYLPQLYELNRDLLKELEERMSNWTEQHRIADIFVKKGPYLKMYSTYIKEFDKNIALLDEQCKKNPAFAAVVREFETSPRCANLALKHYLLKPVQRIPQYRLLLTDYLKNLLEDSGDFRDTQDALAVVIEVANHANDTMKQGDNFQKLMQIQYSLNGHHEIVQPGRVFLKEGTLMKLSRKVMQPRVFFLFNDALLYTTPVQSGMYKLNNMLSLAGMKVRKPTQEAYQNELKIESVERSFILSASSATERDEWLEAISRSIEEYAKKRITFCPSRSLDEADAENKEEVSPLGSKAPIWIPDTRATMCMICTSEFTLTWRRHHCRACGKIVCQACSSNKYGLDYLKNQPARVCEHCFQELQKLDHQHSPKIGSPGNHKSPSSALSSVFHSIPSGRKQKKIPAALKEVSANTEDSSMSGYLYRSKGNKKPWKHLWFVIKNKVLYTYAASEDVAALESQPLLGFTVTQVKDENSESRVFQLLHKNMLFYLFKADDAHSAQKWIEAFQEGTIL